In a genomic window of Nocardiopsis mwathae:
- the hisD gene encoding histidinol dehydrogenase — MISRIDLRGTPGDPRDLLPRAELDIEAATEKVRPICDDVRHRGVEALIDLTERFDGVRLADIRVPRAAIDSALAELDPAVRAGLEESIRRARKVHADQRRSDTVTHVVPGGTVTERWVPVGRVGLYVPGGRAVYPSSVVMNVVPAQEAGAGSLAVASPPQADFGGLPHPTVLAACALLGIDEVYAVGGAQAVAMFAYGAGECARADMVTGPGNIWVAAAKRLLKGVIGIDAEAGPTEIAILADDTADAGYVAADLISQAEHDVIAASVLVTPSVALAERVEAELADRVPATKHSERVAAALGGRQSGIVLVDDLDHGLAVVDAYAAEHLEVMTADASAVAARVRNAGAVFVGDFAPVSLGDYCAGSNHVLPTGGSAHHSSGLSVQTFLRGIHVVEYDRAALAEVAPSVVALAEAEDLPAHGEAVSARVGRTGGEGTAR; from the coding sequence GTGATCTCCCGAATCGATCTCCGAGGAACCCCTGGCGACCCGCGCGACCTGCTGCCACGCGCCGAACTCGACATCGAGGCCGCGACCGAGAAGGTCCGCCCGATCTGCGACGACGTCCGCCATCGGGGCGTCGAGGCGCTGATCGACCTCACCGAGCGCTTCGACGGCGTCCGCCTCGCCGACATCCGCGTCCCCCGCGCGGCCATCGATTCGGCCCTCGCCGAACTCGACCCTGCCGTGCGCGCCGGCCTGGAGGAGTCCATCCGCCGCGCCCGCAAGGTCCACGCCGACCAGCGCCGCTCCGACACCGTGACCCACGTCGTCCCCGGCGGCACCGTCACCGAGCGGTGGGTGCCCGTCGGCCGTGTCGGCCTCTACGTCCCCGGCGGCCGCGCCGTCTACCCCTCCAGCGTCGTGATGAACGTCGTGCCCGCCCAGGAGGCCGGGGCCGGCTCGCTGGCCGTCGCCTCCCCGCCCCAGGCCGACTTCGGCGGGTTGCCGCACCCCACCGTCCTGGCCGCCTGCGCCCTGCTGGGCATCGACGAGGTCTACGCCGTCGGCGGCGCCCAGGCCGTCGCGATGTTCGCCTACGGCGCGGGCGAGTGCGCGCGCGCCGACATGGTCACCGGGCCCGGAAACATCTGGGTGGCCGCCGCCAAGCGCCTGCTCAAGGGCGTCATCGGCATCGACGCCGAGGCCGGCCCCACCGAGATCGCCATCCTCGCCGACGACACCGCCGATGCCGGCTACGTCGCCGCCGACCTCATCAGCCAGGCCGAGCACGACGTCATCGCCGCCTCCGTGCTCGTCACCCCGTCCGTCGCGCTCGCCGAGAGGGTCGAGGCCGAACTCGCCGACCGCGTCCCCGCCACCAAGCACAGCGAGCGCGTCGCCGCAGCACTCGGCGGCCGCCAGTCGGGCATCGTCCTCGTCGACGACCTCGACCACGGCCTCGCCGTCGTCGACGCCTACGCCGCCGAACACCTGGAGGTCATGACCGCCGACGCGAGCGCGGTGGCGGCCCGGGTCCGCAACGCCGGTGCCGTGTTCGTCGGCGACTTCGCCCCGGTCTCCCTCGGCGACTACTGCGCCGGATCCAACCACGTGCTGCCCACCGGCGGCAGCGCCCACCACTCCTCCGGCCTGAGCGTGCAGACCTTCCTGCGCGGCATCCACGTCGTCGAGTACGACCGCGCGGCGCTGGCCGAGGTCGCCCCGAGCGTCGTCGCGCTGGCCGAGGCAGAGGACCTGCCCGCGCACGGCGAGGCCGTCAGCGCCCGCGTCGGCCGGACCGGCGGCGAAGGAACCGCCCGATGA
- a CDS encoding LON peptidase substrate-binding domain-containing protein: MPDRLPIFPLGSVLFPGLTMPLHVFEERYRRLMSELLEDAAGAARRFGVVGIELGHEVGASAAHRLSEVGCVAEVRSARRHEDGGYDIVVEGGSRFRVEEVDDPDHERPYLRAATTPIPDELGTGAEEQAERVGRLFRTYCHRLTAIGIPAEPPRDAPAEPLPLSYAVSAALVVDQFDKQALLEADHAAARLELAAALMRRENRVLGALPALPADRLLRHEIHLN; the protein is encoded by the coding sequence ATGCCTGACCGGCTGCCGATCTTTCCGCTCGGGAGCGTGCTGTTTCCGGGCCTGACGATGCCGCTCCACGTGTTCGAGGAGCGGTATCGCCGTCTCATGTCCGAGCTGCTGGAGGACGCCGCGGGCGCGGCGCGGCGGTTCGGCGTGGTGGGGATCGAGCTCGGGCACGAGGTCGGCGCGTCGGCCGCGCACCGGCTGTCGGAGGTGGGCTGTGTGGCGGAGGTCCGCAGTGCGCGAAGACACGAGGACGGCGGCTACGACATCGTGGTGGAGGGCGGCTCGCGGTTCCGGGTCGAGGAGGTCGACGACCCCGACCACGAGCGCCCCTACCTGCGGGCGGCGACCACGCCCATCCCCGACGAGCTGGGCACCGGCGCCGAGGAGCAGGCCGAGCGCGTCGGCCGGCTGTTCCGGACCTACTGTCACCGGCTGACCGCCATCGGCATCCCCGCCGAACCGCCCCGGGACGCACCCGCCGAACCGCTGCCGCTGTCGTATGCGGTCTCGGCCGCGCTCGTCGTCGACCAGTTCGACAAGCAGGCCCTGCTGGAGGCCGACCACGCGGCGGCCCGACTGGAGCTGGCCGCCGCACTGATGCGGCGGGAGAACCGCGTCCTCGGCGCGCTGCCCGCGCTTCCGGCCGACCGGCTGCTGCGCCACGAGATCCACCTGAACTGA
- the hisH gene encoding imidazole glycerol phosphate synthase subunit HisH gives MQPRVVILDYGSGNLRSAQRAMERTGAEVTVTGDPHTALDADGLVVPGVGAFGACMEGLRAAKGDRVIGRRLAGGRPVLGICVGMQVLFEQGVEHGVTSQGCAEWPGTVERLRAPIVPHMGWNTLDIAEGSRLFEGVGADERFYFVHSYGVLDWKLAPTDDRIIAPKVTWSTHGTPFVAAVENGPLCATQFHPEKSGDAGAKVLANWVAAL, from the coding sequence GTGCAGCCTCGCGTCGTCATCCTCGACTACGGATCGGGCAACCTGCGCTCGGCGCAGCGCGCCATGGAACGCACCGGTGCCGAGGTCACCGTCACCGGTGACCCGCACACCGCCCTGGACGCCGACGGCCTCGTCGTCCCCGGCGTGGGCGCGTTCGGCGCCTGCATGGAGGGGCTGCGTGCCGCCAAGGGCGACCGCGTCATCGGCCGCCGCCTGGCCGGGGGCCGCCCCGTGCTCGGCATCTGCGTGGGCATGCAGGTCCTCTTCGAGCAGGGCGTCGAGCACGGCGTGACCAGCCAGGGATGCGCCGAATGGCCCGGCACCGTCGAGCGCCTGCGCGCCCCCATCGTGCCCCACATGGGCTGGAACACCCTCGACATCGCCGAGGGGTCCCGGCTGTTCGAGGGCGTCGGCGCCGACGAGCGCTTCTACTTCGTGCACTCCTACGGTGTGCTCGACTGGAAGCTCGCACCCACCGACGACCGCATCATCGCGCCCAAGGTGACGTGGTCGACCCACGGCACCCCGTTCGTCGCCGCCGTCGAGAACGGCCCGCTGTGCGCCACCCAGTTCCACCCGGAGAAATCCGGCGACGCCGGCGCCAAGGTCCTGGCGAACTGGGTCGCCGCGCTGTAG
- a CDS encoding ferritin, translating into MTSTIGSTEHGLSKFHRLLLDQVRHEFTASHQYIALAAWFDARDLPQLARVFYRQSLEERDHAMMIVRFLIDSDVPVTIPQPGEIENDFETTRDCVALALRQEKQVTEQFHLLARAAREENDYTGEQFLQWFLQEQTEEVAKMSTLLNVVDRSAGNLFDLETFVARDMPDESEGSAGAPGTAGPSVG; encoded by the coding sequence ATGACTTCCACGATCGGTAGCACCGAGCACGGCCTTTCCAAGTTCCACCGACTCCTGCTTGACCAGGTGCGTCACGAGTTCACCGCCTCGCACCAGTACATCGCGCTGGCGGCGTGGTTCGACGCCCGCGACCTGCCTCAGCTGGCCCGGGTCTTTTACCGGCAGTCACTGGAAGAGCGCGACCACGCCATGATGATCGTGCGTTTCCTGATCGACAGCGACGTTCCGGTGACGATCCCCCAGCCCGGCGAAATCGAGAACGATTTCGAGACCACGCGCGACTGCGTCGCGCTGGCGCTGCGCCAGGAGAAGCAGGTCACCGAGCAGTTCCACCTGCTGGCGCGCGCCGCGCGCGAGGAGAACGACTACACCGGCGAGCAGTTCCTGCAGTGGTTCCTGCAGGAGCAGACCGAAGAGGTCGCCAAGATGTCGACGCTGCTGAACGTCGTCGACCGCAGCGCCGGAAACCTCTTCGACCTTGAGACGTTCGTCGCGCGTGACATGCCCGACGAGTCCGAGGGCAGCGCGGGTGCCCCCGGCACCGCGGGGCCGTCGGTGGGTTGA
- the priA gene encoding bifunctional 1-(5-phosphoribosyl)-5-((5-phosphoribosylamino)methylideneamino)imidazole-4-carboxamide isomerase/phosphoribosylanthranilate isomerase PriA, whose amino-acid sequence MSTTLELLPAVDVADGQAVQLVQGKAGSGGRYGDPLQAALAWQNAGAEWIHLVDLDAAFGRGHNRELLGGIIGRLDVKVELSGGIRDDESLRAALATGCTRVNIGTAALEDPAWCAEIIAEHGDRVAIGLDVRGTTLAARGWTRDGGDLFATLERLESEGCARYVVTDVNKDGTLKGPNLDLLRTVCERTDKPVVASGGVSSLDDLRAIATLTPLGVEGAIMGTALYEGAFTLEEALAAVSGR is encoded by the coding sequence ATGTCCACCACCCTCGAACTCCTGCCCGCCGTGGACGTCGCCGATGGCCAGGCCGTCCAGCTCGTCCAGGGCAAGGCCGGCTCCGGAGGCCGGTACGGCGACCCGCTGCAGGCCGCACTGGCCTGGCAGAACGCCGGGGCCGAATGGATCCACCTGGTCGACCTCGACGCCGCCTTCGGCCGCGGCCACAACCGCGAGCTGCTCGGCGGCATCATCGGCCGCCTCGACGTCAAGGTGGAGCTGTCCGGGGGCATCCGCGACGACGAGTCGCTGCGCGCGGCGCTGGCCACCGGCTGCACCCGCGTCAACATCGGCACCGCCGCGCTGGAGGACCCGGCCTGGTGCGCCGAGATCATCGCCGAGCACGGCGACAGGGTCGCCATCGGCCTGGACGTCCGCGGCACCACGCTCGCCGCGCGCGGCTGGACCCGCGACGGCGGCGACCTGTTCGCCACCCTGGAGCGGCTGGAGTCGGAGGGCTGCGCCCGCTACGTGGTGACCGACGTCAACAAGGACGGCACCCTCAAGGGTCCCAACCTCGACCTGCTGCGCACCGTCTGCGAACGCACCGACAAACCCGTGGTGGCCAGCGGCGGCGTCTCCAGCCTGGACGACCTGCGCGCCATCGCGACCCTGACCCCGCTGGGTGTCGAGGGCGCGATCATGGGCACCGCGCTCTACGAAGGCGCGTTCACCCTGGAGGAGGCGCTGGCGGCGGTGAGCGGCCGATGA
- a CDS encoding histidinol-phosphate transaminase — MSRREEARDEAAEGFRLQDLPIRDDLRGRTPYGAPQLDVPYALNTNENPYAPSEELAAALSRGVAAVARGLNRYPDRDATRLRAALAAYLDHDLDVGEVWAANGSNEILQQILQVFGGAGRTAMGFEPSYSMHPIITEVTGTAWIGVPRGADFGIGLDAAKEAITRHRPDIVFLTSPNNPTGTALPLSVIREVLAVAPGMVVVDEAYAEFRREGTPSALSLLADHPRLIVTRTMSKAFAMAGARLGYLAANRAVVDALQLVRLPYHLSAVSQIVALTALEFAGELLGAVKQLRAERDTLVAWLREHGFSVADSDANFVMFGEFADRAAVWRGLLDHGVLIREVGPAGWLRVTVGTPEEMSAFRHALLQVTAESRATPGTTGGSGAPRGPAAE, encoded by the coding sequence ATGAGCCGCCGCGAGGAAGCGCGGGACGAGGCGGCCGAGGGGTTCCGCCTGCAGGACCTGCCGATCCGCGACGACCTGCGGGGCAGGACCCCCTACGGCGCGCCGCAGCTCGACGTCCCCTACGCGCTGAACACCAACGAGAACCCCTACGCGCCCTCCGAGGAGCTCGCCGCGGCCCTGTCGCGCGGGGTGGCGGCCGTCGCCCGGGGGCTCAACCGCTACCCCGACCGCGACGCCACCCGGTTGCGCGCCGCCCTGGCCGCCTACCTCGACCACGACCTCGACGTCGGCGAGGTGTGGGCCGCCAACGGCTCCAACGAGATCCTCCAGCAGATCCTGCAGGTCTTCGGCGGGGCCGGGCGCACCGCCATGGGCTTCGAGCCGTCCTACTCCATGCACCCGATCATCACCGAGGTCACCGGCACCGCGTGGATCGGCGTGCCGCGCGGCGCCGACTTCGGCATCGGCTTGGACGCCGCCAAGGAGGCGATCACCCGGCACCGCCCCGACATCGTCTTTCTGACCTCGCCGAACAACCCCACCGGCACGGCGCTGCCGCTCTCGGTCATCCGCGAGGTCCTGGCCGTGGCGCCCGGCATGGTCGTGGTGGACGAGGCCTACGCCGAGTTCCGCCGCGAGGGCACCCCCAGCGCGCTGTCCCTGCTGGCAGACCACCCCCGCCTCATCGTCACCCGCACCATGTCCAAGGCCTTCGCCATGGCCGGGGCGCGGCTGGGCTACCTCGCCGCGAACCGCGCCGTGGTCGACGCCCTGCAACTGGTCCGCCTGCCCTACCACCTCTCCGCGGTCAGCCAGATCGTCGCGCTCACCGCGCTGGAGTTCGCCGGTGAACTCCTCGGTGCGGTCAAGCAGCTGCGCGCGGAGCGCGACACGCTGGTCGCATGGCTGCGCGAGCACGGGTTCAGCGTGGCCGACTCCGACGCCAACTTCGTGATGTTCGGCGAGTTCGCCGACCGCGCGGCCGTCTGGCGCGGACTGCTCGACCACGGCGTCCTCATCCGCGAGGTCGGCCCGGCCGGGTGGCTGCGCGTCACCGTTGGCACACCGGAGGAAATGTCGGCGTTCCGCCACGCGTTGCTCCAGGTGACCGCCGAGTCCCGGGCGACACCCGGCACGACCGGCGGTTCCGGGGCGCCCAGGGGCCCCGCAGCCGAGTGA
- the hisB gene encoding imidazoleglycerol-phosphate dehydratase HisB yields the protein MSRIGRVERTTKETKVFVEIDLDGTGVSDISTGVGFYDHMLDQLAKHGLFDLTVRTEGDLHIDSHHTMEDTALALGAAFREALGDKAGIRRFADAKVPLDEALAEVTVDVSGRPYLVHTEPESMAPVIGRDYDTTMTRHIFESFVAQARVALHIHVPYGRNAHHIVECQFKAFARALRFACERDPRVSGVPSTKGAL from the coding sequence ATGAGCCGCATCGGCCGCGTCGAACGCACCACCAAGGAGACCAAGGTCTTCGTCGAGATCGACCTCGACGGCACCGGAGTCTCCGACATCTCCACCGGCGTCGGCTTCTACGACCACATGCTCGACCAGCTCGCCAAGCACGGCCTGTTCGACCTCACCGTGCGCACCGAAGGCGACCTGCACATCGACTCCCACCACACGATGGAGGACACCGCGCTCGCGCTCGGCGCGGCGTTCCGGGAGGCGCTCGGCGACAAGGCCGGGATCCGCCGGTTCGCCGACGCCAAGGTGCCGCTCGACGAGGCGCTGGCCGAGGTCACCGTGGACGTCTCCGGCCGCCCCTACCTCGTGCACACCGAGCCCGAGTCGATGGCCCCGGTCATCGGCCGCGACTACGACACCACGATGACCCGGCACATCTTCGAGTCGTTCGTCGCCCAGGCCCGCGTCGCCCTGCACATCCACGTGCCCTACGGCCGCAACGCCCACCACATCGTCGAATGCCAGTTCAAGGCGTTCGCGCGCGCCCTGCGCTTCGCCTGCGAGCGCGACCCCCGTGTCTCCGGGGTGCCCTCCACCAAGGGCGCCCTGTGA
- a CDS encoding PadR family transcriptional regulator, with the protein MSEMAMPWSWGGFPRTQPTGGGRKVSRGEAPESGDQRGREPRRRGRRGGRRERGPGAWGHMMAMGGSGGGFPPHPPTPPLPPHMPWGGGQIPHGHPMERMFGRGRDRGRRGGPRARRGDVRTGILLLLAEEPRSGYEIIREGKERSSGAWRPSPGSVYPMLQQLEDEGLVRPAEASGGGRRRPFELTEEGHAYVEDNAGDLTPPWEAVHAEYEDAQARYTEMGHLAYQLTAAAAQVAEAGTPEQLERAKRLLSDTKRGLYRILAEDDAAAAADAAAEDGDADGTDDLR; encoded by the coding sequence ATGAGTGAGATGGCGATGCCGTGGTCCTGGGGTGGATTTCCGCGCACGCAGCCGACCGGCGGCGGCCGGAAGGTTTCCCGGGGCGAGGCTCCGGAGAGCGGCGACCAGCGCGGTCGCGAACCGCGGCGGCGCGGTCGGCGCGGCGGCCGCCGCGAGCGCGGCCCCGGAGCCTGGGGCCACATGATGGCGATGGGCGGCTCGGGCGGCGGCTTCCCGCCGCACCCGCCGACGCCGCCCCTCCCGCCGCACATGCCGTGGGGCGGCGGGCAGATCCCGCACGGCCACCCCATGGAGCGGATGTTCGGCCGCGGCCGGGACCGGGGTCGGCGCGGCGGCCCCCGCGCGCGCCGCGGGGACGTGCGCACCGGCATCCTGCTGCTGCTGGCCGAGGAGCCACGCAGCGGCTACGAGATCATCCGCGAGGGCAAAGAGCGCAGCAGCGGCGCCTGGCGGCCCAGCCCCGGATCGGTCTACCCGATGCTCCAGCAGCTGGAGGACGAAGGCCTGGTCCGCCCCGCCGAGGCGTCCGGCGGCGGTCGGCGCCGCCCCTTCGAGCTGACCGAGGAGGGACACGCCTACGTCGAGGACAACGCGGGCGACCTGACCCCGCCGTGGGAGGCCGTCCACGCGGAGTACGAGGACGCCCAGGCGCGCTACACCGAGATGGGCCACCTCGCCTACCAGCTGACCGCCGCCGCGGCCCAGGTAGCCGAGGCCGGCACCCCCGAGCAGCTGGAGCGCGCCAAGCGGCTGCTGTCCGACACCAAGCGTGGGCTCTACCGGATCCTGGCCGAGGACGACGCGGCCGCAGCGGCCGACGCCGCCGCTGAGGACGGCGACGCGGACGGCACCGACGACCTCCGGTAG
- a CDS encoding TIGR04222 domain-containing membrane protein — protein MAVEAVVLGTVLCYLALAGCYAATRCRHARILATGPRRPAVGADDLSPYELGLLAGGQRRLGEVALADLYLSGRAVAHGQGMVTRPWQQERRPPPEAPGPFTRLLDARLPAGRAVPADHLMSAASRSDAATAALWRLRRLGLLVAPERMRRVTLVRNGAWGLQALIGAAGVAFAAAAAVVAMMSPREPVGVVFVLLVLVLLGYPFLLHLTRRLVGGVRGAVLAALVVTALATPAAHAPRELVAALGLLVGWFALYAAYLLTGGRLGWRTRAGDRVLADAWSCLERAAVAADRGAAGDAALRATALLGFRGLRRRPGRGRCVGAQRCPGIALVRSFAAACGRGVGGPEGALADGFPGIAAGAGWRRVGGRTPAAGRHRPHGE, from the coding sequence ATGGCGGTCGAGGCGGTCGTTCTCGGCACTGTGCTGTGCTACCTCGCCCTAGCGGGCTGCTACGCGGCCACGCGCTGCCGCCACGCCCGCATCCTGGCGACGGGGCCGCGGCGTCCCGCCGTGGGCGCCGACGACCTCTCCCCCTATGAACTGGGCCTCCTCGCCGGAGGGCAGCGGCGGTTGGGTGAGGTGGCCCTCGCCGACCTGTACCTCAGCGGACGCGCCGTGGCCCACGGGCAGGGCATGGTGACGCGCCCGTGGCAGCAGGAGCGGCGGCCCCCGCCGGAGGCCCCCGGCCCGTTCACCCGGCTGCTCGACGCGCGCCTGCCCGCGGGCCGCGCCGTACCCGCCGACCACCTCATGTCGGCGGCCTCCCGCAGCGACGCGGCGACGGCCGCGCTGTGGCGGCTGCGCCGGCTCGGCCTGCTGGTCGCCCCGGAGCGCATGCGGCGGGTGACCCTCGTTCGCAACGGGGCCTGGGGGCTGCAGGCCCTCATCGGCGCGGCGGGCGTGGCCTTCGCCGCGGCGGCCGCGGTCGTGGCGATGATGTCGCCGCGCGAACCCGTGGGGGTCGTGTTCGTGCTGCTGGTTCTGGTGCTCCTCGGCTACCCCTTCCTGCTGCACCTGACCCGGCGGCTGGTCGGCGGGGTGCGCGGGGCGGTACTGGCCGCCCTGGTCGTCACGGCTCTGGCGACCCCGGCCGCCCACGCACCGCGTGAACTCGTCGCTGCGCTGGGACTGCTGGTGGGCTGGTTCGCGCTGTACGCGGCCTACCTGCTGACCGGAGGCCGACTGGGCTGGCGGACGCGGGCGGGTGACAGGGTGCTGGCCGATGCCTGGAGCTGCCTGGAGCGGGCCGCGGTGGCCGCGGACCGCGGCGCGGCGGGCGACGCCGCGCTGCGGGCCACCGCCCTGCTCGGGTTCCGCGGACTGCGCCGCCGCCCCGGGCGGGGCAGGTGCGTCGGGGCGCAGAGGTGCCCCGGCATCGCCCTGGTGCGGTCGTTCGCCGCGGCCTGCGGCCGCGGTGTCGGCGGCCCGGAGGGGGCGCTGGCCGACGGCTTCCCCGGCATCGCCGCGGGCGCCGGCTGGCGCCGGGTCGGCGGACGCACCCCCGCCGCAGGGCGGCACCGGCCGCACGGCGAGTAG
- the ybaK gene encoding Cys-tRNA(Pro) deacylase, with amino-acid sequence MSAKGTPATVAAARAGIAFSLHPYTAASGDGGSSYGEEAADALGVGHDRVFKTLVAEVDGELTVGMVPVGATLNLKALAAAVGGKKAVMADPRAAERATGYVRGGISPLGQRRRLPAVVDASVGDHATVFVSAGRRGLQMELSPADLVRLTGAATAGIRT; translated from the coding sequence ATGAGCGCGAAGGGCACACCGGCGACGGTCGCGGCGGCGCGTGCCGGGATCGCCTTCTCCCTACACCCCTACACCGCCGCCTCGGGCGACGGTGGCTCCTCCTACGGCGAGGAGGCCGCCGACGCGCTGGGGGTCGGGCACGACCGGGTCTTCAAGACCCTGGTGGCCGAGGTCGACGGAGAACTCACCGTCGGAATGGTCCCGGTCGGCGCCACCCTGAACCTCAAGGCCCTGGCGGCGGCGGTCGGCGGGAAGAAGGCGGTGATGGCCGATCCGCGGGCCGCCGAGCGCGCCACCGGCTACGTGCGCGGCGGCATCAGCCCGCTCGGGCAGCGCAGGCGCCTGCCCGCGGTCGTCGACGCCTCGGTCGGCGACCACGCCACCGTCTTCGTCTCGGCCGGGCGCCGCGGGCTGCAGATGGAGCTCTCCCCCGCCGACCTGGTCCGGCTCACCGGAGCGGCCACCGCCGGCATCCGCACCTGA
- the hisF gene encoding imidazole glycerol phosphate synthase subunit HisF, whose product MTLAIRVIPCLDVDAGRVVKGVRFQNLRDAGDPVELAARYDADGADELTFLDVTASSAERETTYDVVRRTAEQVFIPLTVGGGVRTAEDVDRLLRAGADKVGVNTAAIARPDLIREIAERFGRQVLVLSADVRRVTDGAATPSGFEVTTHGGRKGTGIDAVEWTARAAELGAGEILLNSMDADGTKSGFDLELIREVRDVVDIPLIASGGAGKVEHFPPAVDAGADAVLAASVFHFGEFTIADVKAELRAHGHPVR is encoded by the coding sequence ATGACCCTGGCCATCCGCGTCATCCCCTGCCTCGACGTCGACGCCGGGCGCGTCGTGAAGGGCGTCAGGTTCCAGAACCTGCGCGATGCCGGAGACCCCGTCGAGCTGGCCGCGCGCTACGACGCCGACGGCGCAGACGAGCTCACCTTCCTCGACGTCACCGCCTCCAGCGCGGAGCGGGAGACCACCTACGACGTGGTGCGCCGCACCGCGGAGCAGGTGTTCATCCCGCTGACGGTCGGCGGGGGCGTGCGCACCGCCGAGGACGTCGACCGCCTGCTGCGTGCCGGGGCCGACAAGGTCGGTGTGAACACCGCCGCCATCGCGCGCCCCGACCTCATCCGGGAGATCGCCGAGCGGTTCGGCCGCCAGGTGCTGGTGCTGTCCGCCGACGTCCGCCGGGTCACCGACGGCGCCGCAACGCCCAGCGGGTTCGAGGTCACCACGCACGGCGGCCGCAAGGGCACCGGTATCGACGCGGTGGAGTGGACGGCCCGCGCCGCCGAGCTGGGGGCCGGCGAGATCCTGCTCAACTCGATGGACGCCGACGGCACCAAGTCCGGGTTCGACCTGGAGCTGATCCGGGAGGTGCGCGACGTCGTCGACATCCCGCTGATCGCCAGCGGCGGTGCGGGCAAGGTCGAGCACTTCCCCCCGGCCGTGGACGCCGGAGCCGACGCGGTGCTGGCGGCCTCGGTCTTCCACTTCGGCGAGTTCACCATCGCCGATGTCAAGGCCGAGCTGCGCGCCCACGGCCATCCGGTGCGCTAG
- a CDS encoding DinB family protein, with amino-acid sequence MTNTTARFDPPKSADERTMLTSHLDWHRATVRMKCAGLDPALASAAPLPTSPLMTIGGVVSHLRWVEHHWFEVRLLGARDRAPWSPADWDAEFRVGARRPLAELLDEYDAQCARSREITAKLELNSGARTAGEGERPATLRWVLTHMTGETARHNGQLDLLRELADGSTGF; translated from the coding sequence ATGACGAACACGACGGCTCGTTTCGACCCCCCGAAGTCCGCGGATGAGCGCACCATGCTCACCTCACACCTGGACTGGCACCGGGCCACGGTACGCATGAAGTGCGCCGGGCTCGACCCGGCGCTGGCGTCGGCGGCGCCACTGCCCACGTCGCCGCTGATGACGATCGGTGGGGTCGTCTCGCACCTCCGGTGGGTGGAGCACCACTGGTTCGAGGTCCGCCTGCTGGGGGCACGCGACCGGGCGCCCTGGTCCCCCGCGGACTGGGACGCGGAGTTCCGCGTGGGCGCCCGGCGCCCGCTGGCCGAACTCCTCGACGAGTACGACGCGCAGTGCGCGCGGTCCCGGGAGATCACCGCGAAGCTGGAGCTCAACAGCGGCGCCCGCACCGCCGGCGAGGGCGAACGGCCGGCCACGCTGCGCTGGGTGCTGACGCACATGACCGGGGAGACAGCGCGGCACAACGGCCAGCTCGACCTGCTGCGTGAGCTCGCCGACGGCAGCACCGGCTTCTGA